A window of the Henckelia pumila isolate YLH828 chromosome 3, ASM3356847v2, whole genome shotgun sequence genome harbors these coding sequences:
- the LOC140889407 gene encoding uncharacterized protein, translating into MDKEWMSKSRLSREYEHGVESFLKFAIKNSEDREVISCPCTKCGNLKKKKVETITAHMYSNGIDLTYHTWIWHGERSAMKNSNNDRDQEREDVPKFDAEEPIDMVHAAFDSYAENPTTFKNLLEDAKKPLYPGCSKFTRLSAVVKLFNLKAKYSWSDKSCTDLLNLLGEMLPDDNELPLSFYDAKKSLCALGITYEKIHACPNDCILYRKEYEDMNNCPTSGMSRWKMGKKDTIKEGVPAKVLWYFPPIPRFVRMFWNKEFSKELTWHADKRLNDGYLRHPADAPSWKLVDHKWPNFAADSRNLRLAISADGINPHEKIYDAHNVDFWSKQPGNDIDVYLAPLIDDLKFLWDTGVEAYDAYRQETFSLRTVLLWTINDFPAYENMPGCIVKGYHACPICGEETYSKRLKHSRKMSYTGHRRSLPANHPYRRQRKAFNGYQEFNPAPKPLSGDEVLKKFDGIHCHWGKMRKKIQSTKDDDGIAARLDLAEMNLRTDLAPVMGEKKSFLPAACYTLTKDEKRKILNSLCGMQLPTCYSSNVKNFVSMTDLKLVGLKSHDYHT; encoded by the exons ATGGACAAAGAATGGATGTCAAAGTCTCGGTTATCAAGGGAATATGAGCATGGAGTAGAGTCTTTCTTgaaatttgcaataaaaaatTCCGAGGATCGGGAAGTAATATCTTGTCCATGTACAAAATGTGGTAatctgaagaagaaaaaggTAGAGACTATAACGGCACACATGTATTCTAATGGTATAGATTTGACATATCATACTTGGATATGGCATGGTGAAAGGTCTGCGATGAAGAACTCAAATAATGATCGTGATCAAGAAAGGGAAGATGTACCAAAGTTTGACGCCGAGGAACCAATAGATATGGTACATGCTGCATTTGATAGTTATGCTGAGAATCCAACCACATTCAAAAATCTACTTGAAGATGCTAAGAAACCTTTATATCCTGGATGCAGTAAATTTACAAGGTTATCTGCAGTTGTaaaattattcaacttgaaaGCCAAATATAGTTGGAGTGACAAAAGTTGCACCGACCTACTCAATTTGTTAGGAGAAATGCTTCCAGATGACAACGAATTGCCTTTATCTTTCTACGATGCAAAGAAAAGCTTGTGTGCATTAGGGATTACTTATGAGAAAATCCATGCTTGCCCTAATGATTGCATCTTATACCGGAAGGAGTATGAGGATATGAACAATTGTCCTACTAGTGGGATGTCAAGGTGGAAGATGGGCAAAAAAGATACGATAAAGGAAGGAGTTCCTGCAAAGGTTCTATGGTACTTCCCTCCAATTCCGAGATTTGTACGAATGTTTTGGAATAAGGAGTTTTCCAAGGAGCTGACTTGGCATGCTGATAAAAGACTTAATGACGGATACTTACGCCATCCAGCTGATGCACCTTCTTGGAAATTAGTAGATCACAAGTGGCCAAATTTTGCTGCTGATTCAAGAAATCTTAGATTGGCCATTTCAGCTGACGGGATCAATCCCCATG AGAAAATTTATGATGCTCACAATGTTGATTTCTGGTCCAAACAACCAGGAAATGATATCGATGTTTACTTAGCACCTCTAATCGATGACTTGAAATTCCTATGGGATACAGGTGTTGAAGCATATGATGCATATAGACAAGAAACCTTCTCGCTCAGAACTGTCTTGCTGTGGACCATCAATGACTTTCCTGCATATGAAAACATGCCAGGATGTATTGTGAAAGGATATCACGCATGTCCGATTTGTGGTGAAGAAACATATTCAAAAAGGTTGAAACATAGCAGGAAAATGTCGTACACAGGCCATAGAAGGTCTCTACCTGCAAATCATCCTTATCGAAGGCAAAGAAAGGCATTTAATGGGTACCAAGAGTTCAACCCTGCACCCAAACCATTGAGTGGCGATGAAGTGTTAAAAAAATTCGATGGAATTCATTGTCATTGGGGAAAAATGAGAAAGAAGATTCAGTCCACGAAGGATGAT GATGGAATTGCAGCTAGATTAGACCTTGCTGAAATGAATTTGAGGACAGATTTGGCTCCAGTGATGGGGGAGAAGAAATCTTTTCTGCCAGCAGCATGTTATACACTTACAAAAGATGAGAAAAGAAAGATTTTGAATTCTTTGTGTGGAATGCAATTACCTACATGTTACTCATCCAACGTTAAAAACTTTGTTTCGATGACGGACTTGAAACTTGTTGGCCTTAAGTCACACGACTACCACACTTGA